The Brassica oleracea var. oleracea cultivar TO1000 chromosome C7, BOL, whole genome shotgun sequence sequence GAAATTTCATGCGAGTTTGTTCTCCTCTTTGCAGAAACCTGGTTCGAAACTACCTTTCGGGCACAATCCCAGTGGAGTGGGCTTCAATGCCATATATCACTTCGATGTTAGTTCTCTCTTTCTCCAATGCTTCATCTTCATGATTTACGAGTAACTTTGAATTTTCTCGCAGTACGCTCTCCGCCAATAATTTGTCTGGGCCTTTACCAACTTGGTTGCAAAACTTCAAGAATCTGAAAATCCTGTACGTCGTCTCTGAACTGTTTCCCACTTCTATGCCTTTTTAACTTGACCTACTATTACAGTAATGTGATCAAATTTTCAGAGGAATTGAAGGAAACCAGTTCTCCGGTACAATTCCTGATGAGCTTGGTAATTTGACCAACCTAACAAAATTGTAAGACAATCTTTGGCTTTGCAGGCATCTTGCTTCCAACCAGTTTTGATATTTTTCATCAGAAAATCTTTTGTTTAATGGAAAAATGTACCATGTTGGTCTTCTTTGAAACCGGTGCAGGCATCTTGCATCCAATAAGTTTATTGGACGCTTGCCTGTCACTCTCGCTAGACTAGTAAACCTTGAGGAATTGTAAGTTCTTGCTATCCTTTGAAATGAATGCTTTTCATAAGCTTTTTGCCTCTCTGTTTAAATTGAATACACAAATCTTTACTGACATAAAAAGCAGTAAATTTCACAGAGTTTAGAGACATTTTACAGATTTTTTTTTAAAAAAGGTTGTTTTATAATCACCAGATTGAACTGAAACGTGTTTTAAAGCTTTCTAGCTGAGCACTTTATACATGCTTTATTACTTTGTAACATGTGTAGTTAAGTGTGTGGAAAGATTGTTCAGAAAACCTATAAACATATTTCGAAGCTCTAAAGTAGTTTGTTTTTATTTTGCAGTTGGATAAGTGACAATAACTTTAATGGAACCATTCCTGGATACATTGGCACCTGGTCTCGGCTTCAAAAGCTGTACGTAAGCTTTTCACTTTATTGCTATTTTTTATTTATTTCTCTTGTCGTTTCTGTTTATCAATTTTGCTCAGCAGATTTCTACATGCGAGTGGACTTAAAGGACCTCTTCCTGAAGCAGTGGCCCGCCTAGAAAATCTTGCTGATCTGTAATTAACTACCTTAAATATATATATTTTAAAACGCAACTGAAACAGGATTGATATTTTAAACGGTTATACACATTCATATGCAGGAGAATTAGTGATACGACTGGGATAAACTTCTTTCCAAATATATCCAGCAAAGTTATCGCAACCCTGTATTTATTTTTCTACTGAGGCTTATGGTTTCTTCTGCCTTCATCGGAAAATTTCAAACTGATGTCTCTGTTCCTGTTCCAGAATTTTGCGGAATGTGGGTTTGTCTGGTTCAGTCCCCTCGTACATCTGGAATATGTCTAAGCTAAATAGACTGTAAGTTCTTTTAAATGATATGTGTAAACACTTTACAAGTTTAAATCTTGTCAGAATTCTGTACCTGCTTAGCGCATTGCGAATGCACTTGACATTGTACATTTATATGATTAAATTCACTAGACTATAGCACTTGTACGATTAAAGATCGTCACAAAATTTAATCGTCACAAACTCATGAGTAACCACATAAAACTTAGACTGCATGTGAGAATTGTGTGCTAGTATGAAAGGATAAAAAACTATATATTATTTACAGTCCTATTTATACAAACATAGGGTATCTAAGAATATTATGTGCACACCAAAGAATTAATATTTATATTTAAGTTGTTTACCGCAGCGATTTATCGTTTAACAAGTTGACTGGTGAACTTCAAGAAGTACCAAAAGCACCACCACATACGTAAGTAATTACAATCCAGGATTTGAGTATTTTAATCAGAGATTGAGACTGACCGCTATTCTTTCAGCTATCTGACTAACAACATGCTTTCCGGAAACGTTGAATCTGCTTCTGTTTACCTCCACAGCAAATCTGTTATGTACGTTTCCACTGATTGTATAGCTTGAGAAATTGCCATCATCTCCCAACTAATATACTTCTCGGTTTTCTACAGTGATCTCTCTTATAACAATTTCTCTTGGTCATCGAGCTGTCGGGACAAGAGGTATGGACATGAAATGGAACATCTACAATCAAAAGTTTGATAACCTTCTCATGTCATATTTTTTCTCTTCAATCAGTAACATCAATACATACCGGAGCTCATATTTGCAAAACAGTTTGTAAGTACAGTCTTTTGCTTTATCTTATAGCACAAATGGATTAAACTTAGTAATCTCTTGCTTTACATACGAATAAAAAGGTTACGGCCAGCCCGCCCCTATAGGATATAAATTTAGTCATATTTTAACTCTGGCTTTAGCTATGTTAGTGATACCACTCAAATTACCCTAAGAAGTGAATTACTCTCTCAAATAAGAAGTTCAGTTGGAATACTTAGGGATCGAATCCACAAAGAGCTAGGGAACCTATTAAATCTAGAAAAGTTATTAATACTAGGTGTGTTGTTTTATGGATTTAAAAGTAAATAGCAATCCTAATTGAGCAAGTCTATTGCTCGACTAACAAGATGATTGGGGATGTAACTTTATTGTAAGATATTAGATGCAGGGTTTCTATTCAGGTGTTAGAGATTATAATCCTATAGATGCCTAACAGTTCCATGCATGATATATTAGAGCTCAACTCCTTAATCACAGTGATCAGCGATGGCAATGTTTCACTGGTTAACTAACTAGATCGTGGATCTCAACTNNNNNNNNNNNNNNNNNNNNNNNNNNNNNNNNNNNNNNNNNNNNNNNNNNNNNNNNNNNNNNNNNNNNNNNNNNNNNNNNNNNNNNNNNNNNNNNNNNNNNNNNNNNNNCTAAGCCCTAGGCGCATGTTGATAATGCTCACTAGTCTCCTAGATCAGCGGTTAGCTCTCTCTAGCAGTCCTAGCATGACATATTAGATTCAAGAGAGGATGATCAAGGATGCTTGACACATGCAAATTCCTAGGTTCATGTTCTAGTTGGCAAGGCTAAAACAAGCATTAAGAACAATCAATCAATGAATATCACAACTTCGTAAATTTATAGTTGGGGCTAATCCCTCTAACCTATTTGAACCCTGAATCTAACAAGTAAACTACTCAGACATAGCTAAGCAATTCATGACACAAAATATAGATAAAAACTGCATAGAATAGAATAGATGAATCAATGGAGTTCAAATCACACATTTCTCTATGATTTTCTCTCCTAAAACTCTCTCTCTCTCTTGCTGAAAGTAAGAATACAATGGTGGCTAAAGCTCTCTTTTGCCTCCTAACACTTAGGCAAGTATATAACTATTAGGTTAAAAACTCGTCAGGGGTAATCTTGTAATTTGGTGAAGCCTTGGGTTTAAACTCGGCTGGAACCAAGTCGCGCATCTCGCGTCTCGACATCGATCGATGGTACAGGATGTACATCGATCGATTTCTTCTTCTTCGTATCGACCTCTAATGGTTAGTTCGGATGAAATCTCTTTTAAGCTCCTAAATGCTCCATAATCACCACTTTACTCCAAGATACCCCTGAACCTGAAAACATTTCTTATAGGATAGAATATATAATATATAGATAGTAAAATACTTATATACCATGGATGAAAATGGATCAAATCCATGATATATANNNNNNNNNNNNNNNNNNNNNNNNNNNNNNNNNNNNNNNNNNNNNNNNNNNNNNNNNNNNNNNNNNNNNNNNNNNNNNNNNNNNNNNNNNNNNNNNNNNNNNNNNNNNNNNNNNNNNNNNNNNNNNNNNNNNNNNNNNNNNNNNNNNNNNNNNNNNNNNNNNNNNNNNNNNNNNNNNNNNNNNNNNNNNNNNNNNNNNNNNNNNNNNNNNNNNNNNNNNNNNNNNNNNNNNNNNNNNNNNNNNNNNNNNNNNNNNNNNNNNNNNNNNNNNNNNNNNNNNNNNNNNNNNNNNNNNNNNNNNNNNNNNNNNNNNNNNNNNNNNNNNNNNNNNNNNNNNNNNNNNNNNNNNNNNNNNNNNNNNNNNNNNNNNNNNNNNNNNNNNNNNNNNNNNNNNNNNNNNNNNNNNNNNNNNNNNNNNNNNNNNNNNNNNNNNNNNNNATTGTAGGTCGATCGATGTCGACGTCTCGTCCACGGTCGATATGTTGGTAATCATCCTACTTGGGCCGTGCAATAAATCTGAAAGAATGAAAACAAAAGTAAATACTAGTAACTAAGAAAACCAATTAAAATTACCTAATAGTGGGTTACCTCCATCTCAGCGCTTTGTTATAGTCATTTAGCTTGACTGTGGAGGTATGTGGCTAGTTGGTGGGAAGACATCTACTTGTTGGGAAACAAACATCCACCACATCTCTGCACATTCTGGACCAAGCTGCAATGAAACTTCTTGTGGCCTCATCATTTCTGGTCCATCTCTCATCCATCTTCTGTATTGCATTTGAGATGTTTTGTAGCCTTTCTAGGATGTTTTCAATGCTGAACTGATGCCATCCTATCTTTTCGTAGGCATATGCTGATAGCTCGTTCAGTTCCTCATGCATTGACTCCATTTTGTTTTGTATCAGCTGCTCGTCGTCTGGTGTAGACGTGGTATCGATCGATGCGACCAAGTGTTTATAGGTCGATGCTGGTGCCTTATTGTCAACCGATTTGGAGTGTTTCCTGTTGATCAATGCTGATATCTGGTGTTGAGATGCGAGTTGCCTCTGAATGGCTTTGACTTCCTTCTGTGACCACTCTGCTTGGCTATCCAGTCCACCGAGTATGACGTTGAATGGAAAGTAGATGTCATCACACTGCTTCTCAAGTCGTTCCTCCATGGTGTCTATATTTGTGTAAAGCTTTGTTGTGATTTGATCAACTTCTGCTGCTGTGTAGGGAAGATGTTCTGTAGGTTTCTTGCCGTCGAGCATAGCCCTGCGGAACCTATCGATTGATGTTGAACCTTCTTCCTGAAAATCATGTTGATCATTAAGCTTGCCAATGTCCCTCTAGACATTCATCATCTGTGTAGACAAGGTGTCCAAGTATCGCATGATAGGTAAGGTGAAACGGTCGTGCATATCCTCGTAGGTTTGTAACCTATCTTCCATGGCTGCGAACTTGCTGTCGATCGATGTGATGGTGCAGATATCGATCGATGTGACTGGTTGTGGATCCTTCTTGCGAATGGTGTCCAAATCTTGTTGTAGCAGATCAATTCTCGTGCTTAACCAGTCCACGTTATTGTTGAGAGGGTTGTATACGTCGTTAATCGTCGTGTTGATGTATGTGATCTCCCATTCATCCTTCTTCTCTATCAAACTTTGCGGTTCTGCAGGAATCTGGGATGTCTGTGGCTTGACGTCGATCGATTTTGCTTTGTTAGCTCCGATCGATGGTGATGTCGTAGCTTCTTTCTCAAAGTTGTGCTGCATACTCTCAATCTCTGTCCTCGTCTCTGCCATACTTCTGAAAAGGTCATTGTAACCTCTGTCCAAAGGCTGATAGGTGTCATCTACCAATGTCTTGAGTTCATCTCCTTGCTTTTCCTGAGCTCCACAAATACCAGTCACCATCTCATTAATCTCATCCTTGGTGTAGATTTCTGGTGCCAGTTTTGTAGGTGTGAAAGAAGTGGCATGTTTTGGAAGACATATGTGACTCTCTTCAAATAGGGATGCTCTCTCCAGAATTTTTTTGATGTTGTCTTTGGTAACAGGGATCATCTCACCAGCTATGCTCCTTGAATATCCAAACTCATCTCTGTAGACTCCATATTCGTCCTTCTGTTCCCATCTGAACTTTCTGGCTCCATAGATGTCATAAGCGTGATGTCCAAACTCGTAACGTCTGTCAATAGATGGTGAGGGTGTCTTGTCGAGAGACGTTGGTGTTACCCTGTCGAACGATGTTGGAGCAACCTTGTCGATCGATGCGTGGCCAACTGGTCGGTATGATTGGTGTGAACCAATTGCTGTTGTGTCGGCCCCTGGATGTTCGCCTGGAACTGTTGGAATGTTGTCTGGAATGCTGCGTTGCTGCATAAACAAGTTGTCTGGTCCATTGGCCACTTGAAGAATGTTTGCTATGTCTTCTCTGGATACTCGTAGAATTCTTCCATCCATAGCTCGTGTATGGCCATCTGGGTCCCTGAAAATACCAAATTCATCAGGAATTAGAAAACCGTAATCAATACTCATATTCTTCTTAGTAAATAAAGAAAGTTGAGGTTTAGAATGAGTATCGATCGATGTTGATACTGGAGTATCGATCGATTGTAGGCGTTTGTCTGCGGAATTAGGGTTTTTGGATTGAATGCTCCTCCTAGATGTTCCTTAAGATTTGTTTGTGAGAGCATTCATCTTTTCTGCTTCGGTGTCGTGAGAAGTGATCTGGGGTGCAAAACTCCTTATATAGGTGTTGGTAAACCTACTTGGGATTGGAATATTTCCTTTCTCCTTTTTTAAGGCGGCGGCTTTAATATCGATCGATGTACCAGGTGTGGTATCGATTGATGCATAAGATCGTTTTGCTGGATGAGGGTGGGTACCGACCGATGCTGAGTAGACTCTGTCGATCGATGGTGGAGACGTGTTGTTGAAGGAATGGCTTGAATATCTGTCATCCTACATAGCAATCTCTATAGCTCTTTCCTTCCAGTAATCCTCATCATACTCCTTTGTAGGATCATCATTGGATGAAGGAATTACAGTATCCACTGCAAAACTTTCATGAAATCCATTGTCTGCCCAACTGCCTATGGATAGTCATCACATCCTCTTTTGTTGGGTTGTTGAAAGGCAAAGTNNNNNNNNNNNNNNNNNNNNNNNNNNNNNNNNNNNNNNNNNNNNNNNNNNNNNNNNNNNNNNNNNNNNNNNNNNNNNNNNNNNNNNNNNNNNNNNNNNNNNNNNNNNNNNNNNNNNNNNNNNNNNNNNNNNNNNNNNNNNNNNNNNNNNNNNNNNNGTACTCTGCTCCACAATGGCATGCTGCAATGTAGCCAAGATCATTTCCAAANNNNNNNNNNNNNNNNNNNNNNNNNNNNNNNNNNNNNNNNNNNNNNNNCGTCTGGATTTATCAGTGTCAGACACAATCTGTTGGTGTTCATGTCACATACAGCTATTACTGTAGCCAGGAAAGCTCTTGCAAGCAGAAGTGAAGAGTTCCAGTTAAGCTTGATGTCCAGGACATGAAAATTTATTGGGACAAGGGTATTACCAATCTCTACCTCAAGGTCTCTTATGATTCCTCCTGAGCTTCTTTCTGAAAGGTCCACGAAGGTGAAAGACTCTGATGAGGGCTCTATTTTCAGACCCAGCTGGTCTGCCATAACCTTAGGTAGTATGCTGACTGATGCTCCTGTGTTACAAAGTGCATGGAGAAATACAATACCCTTCACCAGACATGGTATTGCAAACTTCCCATGATCACTCTTCTTTTTCAATGTGATCCTTAGTTTCATCCTTTCCCTGACATGATGAAACATTCTCCTAATGTCCTCCTCACTCTCCTTAGTCTCTCTGAAGAACATCCACAACCGGTGTGTGAAATAAACTTCATCAAAAGGTTTCTCCACTGGGATTCTGAGGACTCTTAGTGAAACCATCTATCTCCTTCTCATTAGCTTCCCTCCTAAGGTTCTTAGGAATCTTCTCTTTCCTTTTTCTTAACCTTCTTCCTTCAGTTGCCTCATCAACTTGCATAGGCTCTGGTGTAGTGTCTGAAGGGTTGGTTGTAGGTTCTGGTGGGTTTGCTAAAGGTTTAGGTGATGGTCTGAGTGCGTTGATTTGGTCACTATCAATAGATGGTAACTGCACTCGGTAGGTGAGAGGTGCCCGTCGATTGATGGGAGGTGAGGGGGGTCGATCGATATCGGTCTCTCTCTGTCGGTCGACTGCTGGCTCATGCGGTCGATCGATTTTAACGTAGAAAGGGGAGGGTGGGTGAGGATGTTTTTCTGCGAATTCCTCATGAGTCATGATTCGAACTGCACTATACTCCGCAGTCGATTTAGCAGATGACATCGATCGATGTTTATTGTAATCTGTCGATCGATCTTCGTCATGGTCTGTCAAACGATGTGTATCCACTGACATCGGTCGACACCAATGTGATCCGCCGAAACTCATGGAGCTTTCAACTTNNNNNNNNNNNNNNNNNNNNNNNNNNNNNNNNNNNNNNNNNNNNNNNNNNNNNNNNNNNNNNNNNNNNNNNNNNNNNNNNNNNNNNNNNNNNNNNNNNNNNNNNNNNNNNNNNNNNNNNNNNNNNNNNNNNNNNNNNNNNNNNNNNNNNNNNNNNNNNNNNNNNNNNNNNNNNNNNNNNNNNNNNNNNNNNNNNNNNNNNNNNNNNNNNNNNNNNNNNNNNNNNNNNNNNNNNNNNNNNNNNNNNNNNNNNNNNNNNNNNNNNNNNNNNNNNNNNNNNNNNNNNNNNNNNNNNNNNNNNNNNNNNNNNNNNNNNNNNNNNNNNNNNNNNNNNNNNNNNNNNNNNNNNNNNNNNNNNNNNNNNNNNNNNNNNNNNNNNNNNNNNNNNNNNNNNNNNNNNNNNNNNNNNNNNNNNNNNNNNNNNNNNNNNNNNNNNNNNNNNNNNNNNNNNNNNNNNNNNNNNNNNNNNNNNNNNNNNNNNNNNNNNNNNNGATCCTCGAACCTCTCTAGATGGTCCATAGGATGCTCGTGCGGTAACCTAGAGTAGGGTATTTGCGACACGAGTGTGTAGTACTGGGGCTTCAGCTCGAAATTCTGCTTCTGAATCTCTGGAAGTCGAATAGCTGATCTGTTGGCGTAGTACTCATCTGGACGATTGTAGTCAGCCAGTGCCCTTGGTCGAGCAGCCTCATCCACAGGTTGAGCAGCTCCTGTAACATCAGTATCAGGGATTACATTCCCCTGAGCGTCTAGTTTCTGACCTGTTGCATTACGCAGATGACCATCCTGGTCATACAGGTTTCCATTCTTGTCCTGTCTGAGAATAACAATCGCATCCATGTTTCGTGACTGATGATCGATCGATGTATGCGGTGTAGTATCGATCGATGTCGAACGATGTAGATCGGTCGACGATGAAGGTCGGGTGTTGGTCGACGGTTGGGTGCGAGAATCGGTCGACGTAAAAGCTGCTGCGTCGAGCGATGTGGAACGTTGTTCTTTGCGGATTGTGCGTTCCAAGTGAGCAGGATCTTCTGAGAATAGCAGATGTTTGTCTTTGTTACTTCTGGTACTGCTGTGCATGCACCTGAAAAGACAAGAAAAAATTTTGTGTTAGAATGGGGGTAGAGAAAAGAATAAGAATCAATAACACTAAATCTAATGGCGATCAAAGCTCTCCGGCAACGGCGCCAAATTTGATACCACTCAAATTACCCTAAGGAGTGAATTACTCTCTCAAATAAGAGGTTCAGTTGCAGTACTTAGGGATCAAATCCACAAGGAGCTAGGGAACCTATTAAATCTAGTGNNNNNNNNNNNNNNNNNNNNNNNNNNNNNNNNNNNNNNNNNNNNNNNNNNNNNNNNNNNNNNNNNNNNNNNNNNNNNNNNNNNNNNNNNNNNNNNNNNNNNNNNNNNNNNNNNNNNNNNNNNNNNNNNNNNNNNNNNNNNNNNNNNNNNNNNNNNNNNNNNNNNNNNNNNNNNNNNNNNNNNNNNNNNNNNNNNNNNNNNNNNNNNNNNNNNNNNNNNNNNNNNNNNNNNNNNNNNNNNNNNNNNNNNNNNNNNNNNNNNNNNNNGATCGATGATCCTATATGGATATCGATCGATACACCTTTCGCAAATATCGATCGGTTGTCAGAAGACAATATCGATCGATAGCTTCTAGCTAAGCCCTAGTCGCGGGTTGATAATGCTCACTAGTCTCCTAGATCAGCTGTTAGCTCTCTCTAGCAGTCCTAGCATGACAGATTAGATTCAGGACACGATGATCAAGGATGCTTGACACATGCAAATTCCTAGGTTCATGTTCTAGTTAGCAGGGCTAAAACAAGCATTAAGAACAATCACCCAATGAATATCACAACTTAGCAAATCTATAGTTGGGGCTAATCCCTCTAACCTATTTGAACCNNNNNNNNNNNNNNNNNNNNNNNNNNNNNNNNNNNNNNNNNNNNNNNNNNNNNNNNNNNNNNNNNNNNNNNNNNNNNNNNNNNNNNNNNNNNNNNNNNNNNNNNNNNNNNNNNNNNNCTCTCTCTCTCTCTCTCTCTTGCTGAAAGTAAGAATACAATGGTGGCTAAAGCTCTCTTTTGCCTCCTAACACTTAGGCAAGTATATAACTATTAGGTTAAAAACTCGTCAGGGGTAATCTTGTAATTTGATGAAGCCTTGGGTTTAAAGTCGGCTGGAACCAAGTGGCGCATCTCGCGTCTCGACATCGATCGATGGTACAGGATGTACATCGATCGATTTCTTCTTCTTCGTATCGACCTCTAATGGTCAGCTCGGATGAAATCTCTTTTAAGCTCTTAAATGCTCCATAATCATCACTTTACTCCAAGATATTCCTGAACCTGAAAACATACTTAATATGATAGAATATATAATATATAGATAGTAAAATACTTATATACCATTGATAAAAATGGGTCAAATCCATGGTATATCAGTTAGTTAGAAGACTAAATGTTATGATCTTATTGTCATAGGCTTCTTCCATGTGCTGGTCCAACAAACTGCAGCAAATGTAAGTACATATTGAGCAATGTTAACTTATCTCTAACATGGATTCGACATAGTCATAGTGTACTTTGTTAAATCCCTCTCGTTATATATACAAAGCTGTAAACATCTACTCTTTCTAATGGTGATACTCATTGTTGATCTTAGATCAACGATCATTGCATATAAATTGTGGTGGAGGAAATGTACAGATTAAAACCTCCTCAGGTAAAATCACTTATCAAGCTGATAACAGTACAACTGATGCCGCAACAAATCACCACCTAGAAAACTGGGGAATCAGCAATACGGGTGACTTTACCGATGATATAGGTCATGATGACACATATATAGTTTCAACTAATTTAACACCATCTGGAGATTATCCTGATCTCTATAAAACCGCACGTCGATCTCCTCTCTCTCTGGTTTATTATGCGTTTTGCTTGGAAAATGGAGCTTACAATGTGAAACTCCATTTTGTGGAGATCCAGTTTTTAGACGAAGAACTAAACAGTCGTCTTGGTAGACGCATATTTGACGTCTATGTTCAGGTAAAGCGCCGCTAAGTATTACAGAATAATTGTTATGTTCAGTCTCATGCATGGAAGATTAAAGTTATTTTCCTTTTGTCCTTTCTTTCCCCTTTAAGGGAGAATTGTTGTTGAGGGATTTTAACATAAAAGAGGAAGCTAATGGAACTCTGAAGCCAGTTGTGAAAGAAGCAAAAGCTGTTAATGTGACCGACCATACGTTAGAGATTCGGCTGTATTGGGCAGGGAAAGGGACAGTACTCTTTCCCAAAAGAGGAAACTATGGTCCTCTTGTCTCTGCAATCTCCTTGTGTCATAGTAAGAATACTTCACCTATGCCAAGTCTCTGCTTGAACAAACATATATAAGACTATTTTCCCCCCGTTATTTGTTGCATTTTCGTGCTCGCCTTCACTTACTTGTTGCAATAATATCCTTGTTTAAAATTTTCAGGTCTGGAGAAAAATTGCGGATGTTTTTAAAAAAATACTTTGTGACAAACATCTTTCTGTAAATTGGTGTATACATGCATTAACACTTTTAATGTCTCATTTGCAGTGGAGAAAACAAAGTATAACACTAATTATCCACTAATTTTTGGGGTAACGGGTGCCTTGGTAGCGATAATTCTATTGGCTTTGGGATTATATGCTCAGAAAAGATGCAGAGGCGACACAAATATGAGAGAAAGAGGTATCAAAGTTCCCAAAATATATGAATCCCTTCTTTATATTTACTCATAACAATACTGATAATTTTCTCTGTGGACCTGGTCTCAATAGATTTGAGAGCCCAGTGTCTGCAAACGGTTTGGTTTACATGGAGGCAACTGCAAGCTGCAACAAACAATTTTGATCAAGCCAAGAAACTTGGAGAAGGAGGTTTTGGATCTGTATTCAAAGTATTCTAAGATATAACTTCTTCTCATTTGTATATACTTGAGAAAACATGGCTGTCCTTTTTCTGATATAAGAAACTTAATTCAGGGAGAGCTTACGGATGGAACTATCGTAGCAGTCAAGCAGCTTTCTTCCAAGTCAAGACAAGGAAACCGCGAATTTGTCAATGAGATAGGCATGATCTCAGGTCTTAATCATCCAAATCTTGTCAAACTTTATGGATGTTGTGTTGAAAAGAATCAACTGCTGCTTGTGTATGAGTACATGGAAAATAACTCCCTTGCTCTTGTGCTGTCTGGTAAATAAAAATATTCAGCTCTTCTTTATGTTTTGAATCTAATCCAAATAGACGTATTTAATAACAACGTCATTTCTCTTTGGTTAACCAAAATTTTCAGAAAAGAGCTCCCCAAAATTGGATTGGGCAGCAAGGAAAAAAATATCTGTGGGAATTGCAAGAGGGCTTGAGTTCCTCCATGAAGGATCGATGATCAAGATGGTTCACCGTGACATTAAAACCACTAATGTGCTTCTAGATGCCGACCTTAATGCAAAGATATCTGACTTTGGATTAGCTAGGCTCCGTGAAGAAGAACACACTCAGATTACCACAAAAATTGCAGGAACCATGTAAGTATAGAACATATAACAAAACAAAAAGTTGCACCATGGCCGACCAAAATTAGCTTAGTCTTGGTTTCTCTTTTGATGCAGGGGATATATGGCTCCTGAATATGTACTATGGGGTCAACTAACAGAGAAGGCAGATGTGTATAGCTTCGGGGTTGTGGCAATGGAAATTGTTAGTGGAAAGAGTAATGCTAAACCGAGGGGAAGTGCTGATCACGTCTCCCTTATCAACTGGGTAACTTTTTGTTAGCTTTCCTTCTTTTGTTTCCCATTATAAGTCTTGTGAAACATGTTCTTTGACATCAAATATCAGGCTTTGATGTTGCAACAAAAAGGGGACATACTTGAGATTGTAGATCCAACGTTGGAAGGTGATTTCAACAGCAAAGAAGCCGTGAGGATGATCAATGTTGCCCTTGTTTGCACAAATTCATCTCCTTCCTTACGGCCAACCATGTCAGAGGTTGTGCAAATGCTAGAGGGAGTGATCGAAATAGAACAGGTTATGTCAGATCCTGGTTTGTATGGAGACGACTGGAGCATGTCAAAGCTGAAGGACAATGATACACATGGAAGCTCGAGCATGTCTGGTGTGACAGATCAAACAACAATGACAATGAAATTCTCTGTTTCTGGTTCTGATCTATACCCAGAATCTGTGATCTCAAACTCCACAGTAGAGTTTCCTTCCTCGACAGTGTAATATCAAAAGCTGTAGGAATGGCTACCTCATATGAGTAGAACAAATGTTTGTGAAA is a genomic window containing:
- the LOC106306413 gene encoding probable LRR receptor-like serine/threonine-protein kinase At1g29720 isoform X3; translation: MWIFFSTLFLFFFTITTSFLAILTASTSQALHPDELNALGEIATTLGIERLNLSDGDPCFSRTLNIGGVVSDEMNNTIACDCSFNNNMTCHITELILNSISLSGKLPPELAKLQYLHNINLVRNYLSGTIPVEWASMPYITSITLSANNLSGPLPTWLQNFKNLKILGIEGNQFSGTIPDELGNLTNLTKFWISDNNFNGTIPGYIGTWSRLQKLFLHASGLKGPLPEAVARLENLADLRISDTTGINFFPNISSKVIATLILRNVGLSGSVPSYIWNMSKLNRLDLSFNKLTGELQEVPKAPPHTYLTNNMLSGNVESASVYLHSKSVIDLSYNNFSWSSSCRDKSNINTYRSSYLQNSLLLPCAGPTNCSKYQRSLHINCGGGNVQIKTSSGKITYQADNSTTDAATNHHLENWGISNTGDFTDDIGHDDTYIVSTNLTPSGDYPDLYKTARRSPLSLVYYAFCLENGAYNVKLHFVEIQFLDEELNSRLGRRIFDVYVQGELLLRDFNIKEEANGTLKPVVKEAKAVNVTDHTLEIRLYWAGKGTVLFPKRGNYGPLVSAISLCHSLEKNCGLEKTKYNTNYPLIFGVTGALVAIILLALGLYAQKRCRGDTNMRERDLRAQCLQTVWFTWRQLQAATNNFDQAKKLGEGGFGSVFKGELTDGTIVAVKQLSSKSRQGNREFVNEIGMISGLNHPNLVKLYGCCVEKNQLLLVYEYMENNSLALVLSEKSSPKLDWAARKKISVGIARGLEFLHEGSMIKMVHRDIKTTNVLLDADLNAKISDFGLARLREEEHTQITTKIAGTMGYMAPEYVLWGQLTEKADVYSFGVVAMEIVSGKSNAKPRGSADHVSLINWALMLQQKGDILEIVDPTLEGDFNSKEAVRMINVALVCTNSSPSLRPTMSEVVQMLEGVIEIEQVMSDPGLYGDDWSMSKLKDNDTHGSSSMSGVTDQTTMTMKFSVSGSDLYPESVISNSTVEFPSSTV
- the LOC106306413 gene encoding probable LRR receptor-like serine/threonine-protein kinase At1g29720 isoform X2 — encoded protein: MWIFFSTLFLFFFTITTSFLAILTASTSQALHPDELNALGEIATTLGIERLNLSDGDPCFSRTLNIGGVVSDEMNNTIACDCSFNNNMTCHITELILNSISLSGKLPPELAKLQYLHNINLVRNYLSGTIPVEWASMPYITSITLSANNLSGPLPTWLQNFKNLKILGIEGNQFSGTIPDELGNLTNLTKLHLASNKFIGRLPVTLARLVNLEEFWISDNNFNGTIPGYIGTWSRLQKLFLHASGLKGPLPEAVARLENLADLRISDTTGINFFPNISSKVIATLILRNVGLSGSVPSYIWNMSKLNRLDLSFNKLTGELQEVPKAPPHTYLTNNMLSGNVESASVYLHSKSVIDLSYNNFSWSSSCRDKSNINTYRSSYLQNSLLLPCAGPTNCSKYQRSLHINCGGGNVQIKTSSGKITYQADNSTTDAATNHHLENWGISNTGDFTDDIGHDDTYIVSTNLTPSGDYPDLYKTARRSPLSLVYYAFCLENGAYNVKLHFVEIQFLDEELNSRLGRRIFDVYVQGELLLRDFNIKEEANGTLKPVVKEAKAVNVTDHTLEIRLYWAGKGTVLFPKRGNYGPLVSAISLCHMEKTKYNTNYPLIFGVTGALVAIILLALGLYAQKRCRGDTNMRERDLRAQCLQTVWFTWRQLQAATNNFDQAKKLGEGGFGSVFKGELTDGTIVAVKQLSSKSRQGNREFVNEIGMISGLNHPNLVKLYGCCVEKNQLLLVYEYMENNSLALVLSEKSSPKLDWAARKKISVGIARGLEFLHEGSMIKMVHRDIKTTNVLLDADLNAKISDFGLARLREEEHTQITTKIAGTMGYMAPEYVLWGQLTEKADVYSFGVVAMEIVSGKSNAKPRGSADHVSLINWALMLQQKGDILEIVDPTLEGDFNSKEAVRMINVALVCTNSSPSLRPTMSEVVQMLEGVIEIEQVMSDPGLYGDDWSMSKLKDNDTHGSSSMSGVTDQTTMTMKFSVSGSDLYPESVISNSTVEFPSSTV